One Glutamicibacter mishrai genomic window carries:
- the galE gene encoding UDP-glucose 4-epimerase GalE: MSWLVTGGAGYIGSHVVRSLAEVSMEPIVVDSMSSGVRGFVPQDVPFYSVNILNSEKLTDIIMRHQVRGVIHLAGYKYAGESVKNPLLTFEQNVTGTANLLQAMADARVENIVFSSSAAVYGTPSVDLVTEETGTFPESPYGQSKLIGEWLIRDQAVAMGLKHTSLRYFNVVGSGSEELFDASPHNLFPLVFKALNEGKAPKIFGTDYDTADGTCVRDYVHVADLALAHVEAAKKLEAGTELEPVYNLGSGDGVSVREIMDAVAKVTGVPFTAIQEARRPGDPARIVADGQLAARDLGWQMRHTLEEMVDSAYRASQSRV, translated from the coding sequence ATGAGTTGGTTAGTTACCGGCGGTGCCGGATACATTGGGTCGCACGTTGTCCGTTCGTTGGCCGAGGTGTCTATGGAACCAATTGTCGTTGATTCCATGTCCAGCGGAGTGCGCGGATTTGTTCCGCAGGACGTGCCTTTCTATTCGGTCAACATTCTGAACAGCGAAAAGCTCACCGACATCATTATGCGCCACCAGGTGCGAGGGGTGATCCACCTTGCGGGATACAAGTACGCTGGTGAATCGGTAAAAAATCCGCTGTTGACCTTTGAACAAAACGTCACCGGTACCGCCAACCTATTGCAGGCCATGGCCGACGCGCGAGTTGAGAATATCGTCTTCTCCTCTTCCGCTGCAGTCTATGGCACCCCATCGGTTGACCTGGTCACCGAGGAGACCGGTACTTTCCCGGAATCTCCCTACGGCCAGAGCAAGCTGATTGGTGAATGGCTGATTCGTGATCAGGCGGTGGCGATGGGCCTGAAGCACACCTCATTGCGTTACTTCAACGTGGTGGGCTCGGGCAGCGAAGAACTCTTTGATGCCAGCCCGCACAACCTGTTCCCACTTGTCTTCAAAGCCCTCAATGAAGGCAAGGCCCCAAAGATCTTCGGTACCGACTACGACACTGCCGACGGCACCTGCGTGCGCGACTACGTCCATGTGGCGGATCTGGCGCTGGCCCACGTTGAGGCGGCGAAGAAGTTGGAAGCCGGCACCGAGCTGGAACCGGTCTACAACCTTGGCTCTGGCGACGGGGTTTCCGTGCGGGAAATCATGGACGCGGTGGCCAAGGTGACCGGTGTCCCGTTCACCGCGATCCAAGAAGCACGCCGCCCAGGCGATCCGGCACGAATTGTGGCCGACGGACAGCTGGCGGCTCGTGACTTGGGGTGGCAGATGCGCCATACTCTCGAAGAGATGGTGGACAGCGCCTACCGCGCTTCCCAGTCGCGAGTCTAA